The Sorangiineae bacterium MSr11367 genome window below encodes:
- a CDS encoding Hint domain-containing protein, whose protein sequence is MGEKQTRARNHFLASVFHLIRDRRGVSAIEYGLLLVAILVLVAGGYRLLGKRDQKATQVAEATIVGNADWAPSGGGSGDRGIGGGSNTPGGNSPSGDLCDGRSCGAPGSCFVAGTQVATPSGEQPIESLHAGDPVLARSAGGDVEVRPIVRTFVHPAHALVDVHTVTVDEVRDRVRSTPEHPYFTLGHGWKAAGDLGAGETLVDRAGHEVQVTKVVRIAQEAEVYNFEVDVDHTYFVGSRTKVLVHNACGDPDFKDYPRPDPAAGAAAVHAESTAVTDAQKAANDAKKAADKAKAEQNKADRMATSVAAGAKIPPERVQKVKDDAAAAQASANQAKLDAENAKTHAESLAPAAENQHIHDTLDKIPGKGSTDWGANAPPGKMGDNWGVEYGNNGGDLPAPAKASPSPYREYRVDPGGTATDGKAGSRRIVIDTRNGDAYYTWTHYGSHGDPAFVKIRNGWP, encoded by the coding sequence ATGGGCGAAAAGCAGACTCGAGCGCGTAACCACTTCCTCGCGAGCGTGTTTCACCTGATTCGCGATCGGCGCGGCGTCTCCGCCATCGAATACGGACTTCTCCTCGTGGCCATCTTGGTGCTCGTCGCTGGTGGCTACCGGCTGCTGGGCAAGAGGGATCAGAAGGCCACGCAGGTGGCCGAGGCGACCATCGTGGGCAATGCCGATTGGGCGCCTTCGGGTGGCGGCAGCGGCGACCGCGGGATCGGTGGCGGGAGCAACACGCCCGGTGGCAACAGCCCGAGTGGCGACTTGTGCGACGGCCGCTCGTGCGGTGCACCTGGCTCGTGCTTCGTCGCGGGCACCCAGGTGGCCACGCCGTCGGGCGAGCAGCCCATCGAGAGCTTGCACGCGGGCGATCCGGTGCTGGCCCGCAGCGCCGGTGGAGACGTGGAGGTCCGCCCCATCGTGCGCACGTTCGTGCATCCCGCGCACGCACTGGTCGACGTGCACACGGTGACGGTGGACGAGGTGCGCGATCGCGTGCGCTCCACGCCGGAGCACCCGTACTTCACGCTGGGCCACGGGTGGAAGGCGGCGGGCGATCTCGGGGCCGGCGAAACCTTGGTCGATCGCGCAGGGCACGAAGTGCAGGTGACCAAGGTCGTGCGCATCGCGCAGGAGGCCGAGGTTTACAACTTCGAGGTCGACGTCGACCACACGTACTTCGTGGGCAGCCGTACGAAGGTGCTGGTCCACAATGCGTGCGGCGATCCCGACTTCAAAGACTACCCGCGCCCGGATCCTGCCGCGGGGGCCGCCGCCGTCCATGCCGAGAGCACGGCGGTCACGGACGCGCAGAAGGCCGCCAACGACGCGAAGAAGGCGGCGGACAAAGCCAAGGCCGAGCAAAACAAGGCGGACCGCATGGCGACCAGCGTGGCGGCGGGCGCCAAGATCCCCCCGGAGCGAGTCCAGAAGGTCAAGGACGACGCCGCCGCGGCGCAGGCGTCCGCGAATCAGGCAAAGCTGGACGCGGAGAACGCGAAGACGCACGCCGAGAGTTTGGCGCCGGCCGCGGAGAACCAGCATATCCACGACACGCTGGACAAAATCCCCGGCAAGGGCTCGACGGATTGGGGCGCCAATGCGCCGCCCGGCAAGATGGGGGACAACTGGGGCGTCGAATACGGCAACAACGGTGGGGATCTTCCGGCCCCGGCCAAGGCGAGCCCGAGCCCGTACCGCGAATACCGCGTCGATCCCGGAGGGACGGCCACCGACGGCAAAGCAGGCAGCCGCCGCATCGTCATCGATACGCGCAATGGCGACGCGTACTACACCTGGACCCACTACGGTTCGCACGGCGATCCGGCGTTCGTGAAGATCCGGAACGGGTGGCCGTGA
- a CDS encoding barstar family protein codes for MTFDLKAPGVVHVPDLDVDAIRAAAKVHGAVVYVMPDTGITDRASFFAWFRAHVPQDPPLVSARSWDAFRDSIRSGLLDETPRRFVIVWPNSAAMGPPDERQNALDVLAQIVGDLTDARATRGRTKHVSVLVG; via the coding sequence GTGACCTTCGATCTCAAGGCGCCCGGCGTGGTGCACGTGCCCGATTTGGACGTGGACGCGATCCGCGCGGCCGCCAAGGTGCACGGTGCGGTGGTCTACGTCATGCCGGACACCGGCATCACCGATCGCGCGTCGTTCTTCGCGTGGTTTCGCGCGCACGTGCCGCAGGATCCGCCGCTGGTGAGCGCGCGGAGTTGGGATGCGTTCCGCGATTCCATCCGGAGCGGCCTGCTCGACGAAACGCCGCGCCGTTTCGTCATCGTGTGGCCGAACTCGGCCGCCATGGGCCCGCCGGACGAGCGCCAGAACGCGCTGGACGTTCTCGCGCAAATCGTGGGCGATCTGACCGATGCGCGCGCGACCCGCGGTCGCACGAAGCACGTAAGCGTTCTCGTCGGATAG